A window of the Gossypium hirsutum isolate 1008001.06 chromosome A05, Gossypium_hirsutum_v2.1, whole genome shotgun sequence genome harbors these coding sequences:
- the LOC107937160 gene encoding ankyrin-1: MSGGDIHAAARSGDLSKLQSILASNPLAVNSRDKHSRTPLHLAAWAGQAQVVSYLCKHKADVGAAAMDDMGAIHFAAQKGHLEVVRTLLSSGVSVRATNRKGFTPLHYAVQGSHLEVIKVLLKKGASLDAKTKAGKTPLDLAVSEEIRSLLKEREQAPEEVNTGGKRKVEQPDSSRPPLDKPENSNDEATVAEHDGQEGESVKRKGDDNKPEGVSEPKKPRVVLKHLSEDDTQEDDDTP; the protein is encoded by the exons atgagcGGCGGAGATATACACGCAGCGGCCAGGTCCGGTGACCTTTCAAAACTTCAATCAATTCTGGCGTCTAACCCTTTGGCCGTTAATTCCCGAGATAAGCACTCCAGAACTCC ACTACATTTAGCAGCATGGGCTGGGCAAGCACAGGTAGTGAGTTATCTTTGCAAGCACAAGGCTGATGTCGGTGCTGCTGCCATGGATGACATGGGTGCGATTCATTTTGCGGCGCAGAAAGGACATCTAGAGGTTGTCCGAACTCTGCTCTCATCAGGAGTTTCAGTGAGAGCCACTAATCGCAAGGGATTCACTCCACTTCACTATGCTGTTCAAGGGTCCCATCTAGAAGTAATCAAAGTCTTATTAAAGAAAGGTGCAAGTCTTGATGCCAAAACCAAAGCTGGGAAAACCCCACTTGATCTTGCAGTCAGTGAAGAAATTCGGTCATTACTGAAAGAACGTGAACAGGCCCCTGAGGAAGTAAATACGGGTGGTAAAAGGAAGGTTGAACAACCTGATTCTTCAAGGCCACCGTTGGATAAACCGGAAAActccaatgatgaagctactgTGGCTGAGCATGACGGGCAAGAGGGGGAAAGTGTAAAAAGGAAAGGTGATGACAATAAACCAGAAGGCGTATCAGAACCTAAGAAACCAAGAGTTGTTCTTAAGCATCTCAGTGAAGATGACACTCAGGAAGATGACGATACCCCATAA
- the LOC107937163 gene encoding uncharacterized protein translates to MASSISFTSTPSFASPCFHHKNPLPSFPIWVPCRNPTNSSASALFPICFAAKPQTGGPVKKRSSSAAGNKKRRKGKSGNDDGNLKEMSLRDVEIVEENDDFDEGSSSSSSTSTTTRSLAYYSHPLPKPPAGFVVDEPGRVLMASNKRIATIVDSVNNNPLECVIRRVFKSSRGDECMLLCPVDMPVQILKSTNIDGWSAVSDEEVEAILPTAEYALAKVHMHLVHSGFCYTARGGFCYSEDDIFDFRSDDGQDIDGLPTEGIEITCFHLDGAHYMIYTPSDPLLFVAFKDQNGILQIADDELLEDPAIMSAIDEETEFNALVEEEAALLESLLGER, encoded by the exons ATGGCGTCCTCCATTTCCTTCACTTCAACACCTTCTTTCGCTTCCCCTTGTTTCCACCATAAAAACCCACTCCCTTCGTTTCCAATATGGGTTCCCTGCCGAAACCCCACCAACAGTTCTGCCTCTGCGCTATTCCCTATCTGCTTTGCTGCTAAACCCCAGACGGGTGGACCTGTCAAGAAAAGATCGTCGTCGGCAGCTGGGAAtaagaagaggagaaaagggaaAAGTGGGAATGATGATGGTAATTTGAAGGAGATGAGTTTGAGGGATGTTGAGATTGTGGAAGAAAATGATGATTTTGATGAAgggtcatcatcttcttcttctactaGTACTACTACGCGTTCTTTAGCATATTATTCTCATCCGCTGCCCAAACCGCCAGCTGGGTTTGTGGTTGACGAACCTGGCAGGGTTCTCATGGCCTCAAACAAGAGAATTGCCACCATC GTTGATTCTGTCAACAACAACCCGTTAGAGTGTGTCATAAGGAGGGTATTCAAAAGTTCGAGGGGTGATGAATGTATGCTGCTCTGCCCAGTTGACAT GCCTGTTCAGATATTAAAGAGCACAAATATCGATGGATGGTCAGCT GTCAGTGATGAAGAAGTTGAAGCTATTCTTCCTACAGCTGAATATGCTCTTGCCAAAGTACATATGCATCTGGTCCACAGTGG ATTCTGTTATACAGCTCGAGGAGGATTCTGCTACTCTGAAGATGACATCTTCGATTTCCGCTCAG ATGACGGTCAAGATATAGATGGGTTGCCAACTGAAGGCATAGAGATTACATGCTTCCATCTG GATGGTGCCCATTACATGATTTATACACCATCTGATCCACTACTATTTGTTGCTTTTAAG GATCAGAATGGAATTCTGCAAATTGCTGATGAT GAACTCCTGGAAGACCCTGCTATCATGAGTGCCATTGATGAGGAAACTGAGTTTAATGCCTTAGTG GAAGAAGAAGCTGCTCTTCTTGAATCATTGTTGGGTGAAAGATGA